In a genomic window of Streptomyces roseoviridis:
- a CDS encoding TetR/AcrR family transcriptional regulator, whose protein sequence is MPVSRAEQRAVTRNALLAEGRRRFAADGYHHVVLAEVARAAGVTKGAAYHHFDSKAGLFRAVVCQVQHELGERVATAAERHEDLWEQLRAGCRAFLAAGTDPAVRQILLVDAPTVLGWDEWRAMDDNSSARHLTEALTALAAAGIITDQPVEPLARLLSGAMNEAALWIARGGDPQAGEQALDRLLAGLRTQD, encoded by the coding sequence ATGCCGGTCAGCCGGGCGGAACAGCGGGCGGTCACGCGAAATGCCCTGCTGGCCGAAGGCCGACGGCGGTTCGCCGCCGACGGGTACCACCACGTGGTACTGGCCGAGGTGGCGCGGGCCGCCGGGGTCACCAAGGGCGCCGCCTACCACCACTTCGACAGCAAAGCCGGACTCTTCCGGGCCGTCGTCTGCCAGGTGCAGCACGAACTGGGCGAGCGCGTCGCGACCGCGGCCGAGCGGCACGAGGACCTCTGGGAGCAGCTCCGGGCCGGCTGCCGGGCCTTCCTCGCCGCGGGAACCGACCCGGCGGTGCGGCAGATCCTGCTGGTCGACGCGCCAACCGTCCTGGGCTGGGACGAGTGGCGGGCCATGGACGACAATTCCTCCGCCCGGCACCTCACGGAAGCCCTGACGGCGCTCGCCGCAGCCGGGATCATCACCGATCAGCCCGTGGAGCCCCTCGCCCGGTTGCTCTCCGGAGCGATGAACGAGGCCGCGCTCTGGATCGCACGGGGCGGGGACCCACAGGCCGGTGAGCAGGCACTCGACCGGCTCCTGGCGGGGCTGCGCACCCAGGACTGA
- a CDS encoding cupin domain-containing protein: protein MLTGFDVTRADQASRRRVKDGIAVTMLREGPQDELSAMIIDFEPGAVFGEELHATPEILFVLEGEFHDGEQVHPAGTLITARSGSVHWPQSETGCRVLVLYPDGAASE from the coding sequence ATGCTCACAGGATTCGACGTCACCCGCGCCGACCAGGCGTCACGGCGACGGGTGAAGGACGGCATCGCGGTCACGATGCTGCGGGAAGGTCCCCAGGACGAGCTGTCGGCGATGATCATCGACTTCGAGCCCGGCGCGGTCTTCGGTGAGGAGCTCCACGCGACGCCGGAGATCCTCTTCGTCCTGGAGGGGGAGTTCCATGACGGTGAGCAGGTCCATCCGGCGGGGACGCTGATCACCGCGCGGTCGGGCAGCGTGCACTGGCCGCAGTCCGAGACCGGCTGCCGAGTCCTTGTGCTCTACCCCGACGGGGCGGCGAGCGAGTAG
- a CDS encoding histidine phosphatase family protein, producing the protein MRTVYVVTHSQATHHVEDVVGGWHDSQLTPTGIRAAAAIARALRDRIPQDAGVELYASDLRRTRQTAEAVAELFGVDPVLDSRLREKSYGVAGGRPQQWLDQRFVAPPAVGERMEHDEGVQGAETKAAWARRVYAAMDDILKRPCAHQIIVTHGGSLTFVVTAWIRMPLETVGYASFRAPSGSITTLHEDDFFHNRQVMSLGDARHLDPTPLRRPT; encoded by the coding sequence ATGCGCACCGTCTACGTCGTCACTCATTCGCAGGCCACACATCACGTCGAAGACGTCGTCGGCGGATGGCACGATTCGCAACTGACGCCGACAGGCATCCGGGCGGCAGCCGCCATCGCCCGGGCTCTGCGGGACCGGATCCCGCAGGACGCCGGGGTGGAACTGTACGCGTCGGACCTGCGGCGCACCCGGCAGACGGCCGAGGCGGTCGCCGAACTGTTCGGCGTCGATCCGGTCCTGGACTCCCGGCTGCGGGAGAAGTCCTACGGAGTGGCCGGCGGCAGGCCACAGCAGTGGCTGGACCAGCGGTTCGTGGCCCCGCCCGCTGTCGGGGAGCGAATGGAGCACGACGAGGGCGTGCAGGGCGCCGAGACGAAAGCAGCGTGGGCGCGGCGCGTGTACGCGGCCATGGACGACATCCTCAAGCGCCCGTGCGCCCACCAGATCATCGTCACGCACGGCGGCTCCCTGACGTTCGTCGTCACCGCCTGGATCAGGATGCCGCTCGAGACGGTCGGCTACGCCAGCTTCCGGGCGCCATCGGGCAGCATCACCACGCTGCACGAGGACGACTTCTTCCACAACCGGCAGGTCATGAGCCTCGGGGACGCTCGCCACCTCGATCCCACGCCGCTCCGCCGACCGACCTGA
- a CDS encoding ML domain-containing protein, translated as MTTLLCEDLLAEDAGVLVVEKIEFSPEAPEPGAEVKIVIRGVAQAPITEGASFDVTVKTGQMKLHQERLDLYELIRAGSLTVEGLGAGETIAPGPVTLTYTRTVKRAIPRTRFNVKITGWNSGEGGELLGLDLTYDCGRI; from the coding sequence ATGACGACTCTGTTGTGTGAAGACCTCCTTGCTGAGGACGCGGGTGTACTGGTTGTCGAGAAGATCGAGTTCAGTCCCGAAGCGCCGGAACCCGGCGCGGAGGTGAAGATAGTGATCAGGGGTGTGGCCCAGGCCCCGATCACGGAGGGCGCCAGCTTTGACGTCACCGTCAAGACAGGACAGATGAAGCTGCACCAGGAGAGGCTCGACCTGTATGAACTCATCCGGGCGGGTTCGCTGACCGTGGAGGGTCTGGGCGCCGGGGAGACCATCGCGCCCGGACCGGTGACGCTGACGTACACCCGCACCGTGAAGCGGGCCATCCCGCGGACCCGGTTCAACGTGAAGATCACGGGCTGGAACAGCGGCGAAGGCGGCGAGTTGCTCGGACTGGACCTCACCTACGACTGCGGCAGGATCTGA
- a CDS encoding VOC family protein, which yields MTNEPTMPTTTRLGGFYPVLATRDVAASRDFYTRHLGFEVTFEADWYVSLRRPDAPQYELALLDHTHPTVPEGHRAALQGGLLLNFEVDDVDSEHQRLVVEAGLSELLPLRTEEFGQRHFILAAPDGVLIDVITVVPPSEEYAAQYSSA from the coding sequence ATGACGAACGAACCGACCATGCCCACCACGACCAGGCTCGGCGGGTTCTACCCGGTGCTCGCCACCCGGGACGTGGCGGCCTCCCGCGACTTCTACACCCGCCACCTCGGCTTCGAGGTGACCTTCGAGGCTGACTGGTATGTCAGCCTGCGCCGCCCCGACGCCCCGCAGTACGAGCTGGCCCTTCTCGATCACACCCACCCGACCGTCCCCGAAGGCCACCGGGCGGCTCTGCAGGGCGGCTTGCTGCTGAACTTCGAGGTGGACGACGTCGACTCCGAGCACCAGCGGCTCGTCGTCGAGGCCGGCCTGTCCGAGCTACTGCCCCTGCGTACGGAGGAGTTCGGCCAGCGCCACTTCATCCTCGCCGCCCCAGACGGTGTGCTGATCGACGTCATCACCGTCGTCCCGCCCAGCGAGGAGTACGCCGCCCAGTACTCCAGCGCCTGA